The Vampirovibrio chlorellavorus genome has a segment encoding these proteins:
- the ligA gene encoding NAD-dependent DNA ligase LigA, which produces MMSNLDAPTPMASAEQTIESLRQQLNRHNYLYYVLDRPEIDDATYDRLYHQLVALEQQNPALITPDSPTQRVGDAPLKVFETVKHPVRLYSLDNVFSEADLIAWEKRVEKLLDKPDSAIDYVAELKIDGLAVTLLYENGHLVRGATRGNGTEGENITSNLKTIKSIPLKIPVTGDSTVPERVEIRGEVFMPKEAFIQLNQERNLRGEPEFANPRNAGAGSVRQLDPRITASRNLDAFFYGATVLEAGQAPLPKTHWAMLETLSGWGFKTNPGKQHCQGLQEIMAFVRHWDQARRELSFATDGVVVKVNTLRWQDELGYTAKSPRWAVAFKYVPEVQETRVLEIEFSVGRTGVITPVAIMEPVLISGSTVQRATLHNFEELAKKDVRPGDTVKVQKAAEIIPEVIEVVLEKRPASAHEPVLSPTNCPVCEAPVVAFPGEVALRCNNPSGCPAQILRRLQHWVSKGALDIDGVGPALLEQLVESGLVESPADLYKLSVDDFLTLERMALKSAENAYSAIQKSREQPLARLINGLGIRHVGQETAILLAQTFGSISAISEASLETLTQIPGVGEKVAESIVVFFADAGNQQLLTQLRDFGFSLQETQNNSGLGATSTRFQDQTFVLTGTLPSLSRQEASDLIRAHGGKISGSVSKKTDYVLAGTEAGSKLAKAAQLGVKIISESDLLAMLDSVATEGAS; this is translated from the coding sequence ATGATGAGTAACCTTGACGCCCCCACCCCCATGGCTTCCGCCGAACAAACGATAGAGAGCCTGCGCCAGCAGCTGAACCGACACAATTACCTGTACTACGTACTGGATCGCCCGGAAATTGACGATGCCACCTACGATCGGCTCTACCATCAGCTGGTGGCCCTGGAGCAGCAAAATCCAGCGTTAATCACCCCGGACAGCCCCACCCAGCGGGTGGGCGATGCCCCCCTGAAGGTCTTTGAAACCGTCAAACACCCGGTGCGCTTGTACAGTCTGGATAATGTCTTTTCCGAAGCCGATCTGATCGCCTGGGAAAAGCGGGTGGAAAAATTACTGGACAAGCCGGATAGCGCCATCGACTACGTGGCGGAGCTGAAAATCGACGGGCTGGCCGTCACCCTGCTGTATGAAAACGGGCATCTGGTGCGGGGAGCCACCCGTGGGAACGGCACGGAAGGCGAAAACATCACCAGCAACCTGAAAACCATCAAGAGCATTCCCCTGAAAATCCCGGTCACCGGAGATTCAACAGTCCCTGAGCGGGTAGAGATTCGGGGAGAGGTCTTCATGCCCAAGGAGGCCTTCATCCAACTGAATCAGGAGCGCAATTTGCGGGGCGAGCCGGAATTCGCCAACCCCCGCAACGCCGGGGCGGGTTCAGTAAGGCAACTGGACCCTCGCATCACCGCCAGCCGCAATCTGGACGCCTTTTTTTACGGGGCGACTGTTTTAGAAGCAGGCCAAGCGCCGCTGCCCAAAACCCATTGGGCCATGCTGGAAACTTTGAGCGGGTGGGGGTTTAAAACCAACCCCGGCAAGCAGCACTGCCAAGGCCTTCAGGAGATCATGGCCTTTGTGCGTCACTGGGATCAGGCCCGTCGGGAACTGTCTTTCGCCACCGATGGGGTGGTGGTCAAGGTCAACACCCTACGCTGGCAGGACGAATTGGGCTACACGGCCAAAAGCCCCCGCTGGGCGGTGGCCTTCAAGTATGTGCCCGAGGTTCAGGAAACCCGGGTACTGGAGATTGAGTTCAGCGTGGGCCGCACGGGCGTGATCACTCCGGTGGCCATTATGGAACCGGTGTTGATTTCCGGCTCTACCGTGCAACGAGCCACCCTGCACAACTTTGAAGAGTTGGCCAAAAAGGACGTGCGCCCGGGCGACACAGTCAAAGTACAAAAGGCCGCTGAAATTATCCCGGAAGTAATTGAAGTGGTGCTGGAAAAGCGTCCCGCCTCTGCGCATGAACCGGTTCTGTCACCAACAAACTGCCCGGTCTGTGAGGCCCCCGTGGTTGCGTTCCCCGGGGAAGTGGCCCTGCGTTGCAACAACCCCAGCGGATGCCCGGCTCAAATCTTGCGTCGCTTGCAGCACTGGGTCAGTAAAGGGGCGCTGGATATAGACGGCGTGGGCCCCGCCCTGCTGGAGCAACTGGTGGAAAGTGGTCTGGTGGAATCCCCGGCGGATTTGTATAAATTAAGCGTGGATGACTTTTTAACCCTGGAGCGCATGGCCCTGAAATCCGCGGAAAACGCCTACAGCGCCATCCAAAAAAGCAGAGAGCAACCGCTGGCCCGCCTCATTAACGGGCTGGGCATTCGGCACGTGGGACAGGAAACCGCCATATTGCTGGCCCAAACCTTCGGCAGCATTTCCGCTATCAGTGAGGCCTCCCTGGAAACGCTGACCCAGATCCCGGGTGTGGGCGAGAAGGTGGCGGAAAGCATCGTGGTCTTTTTCGCCGATGCGGGCAACCAGCAACTCCTGACCCAACTGCGGGACTTTGGCTTTTCTCTGCAAGAAACCCAGAATAATTCAGGATTGGGAGCAACCTCCACCCGCTTTCAGGATCAAACCTTTGTGCTGACTGGCACCCTGCCCTCGCTGTCCCGTCAGGAGGCCAGCGATTTGATTCGGGCCCACGGCGGCAAAATTTCGGGCTCCGTCAGCAAGAAAACCGACTACGTGCTGGCCGGAACCGAAGCGGGCTCCAAGCTAGCCAAAGCGGCGCAACTTGGTGTTAAAAT